DNA sequence from the Sediminibacillus dalangtanensis genome:
GGATTCGTCTATCTTTGGATAAACCTTACCAAGATTGAATAAACCGCTCCAGTTTCCTGGAGCGGTTTTTTGCGTTCCGGGAACGGAGTTCGGCTTACCAATCAATTGTTCTTTTCTTCGATATTATTTCCCCTCCATTTCCCAGAGGTTCTGGGCTTCCTCCAAAACAAGGGAGGAGTTTTACCGTGACATTTTCTGAACAATTAAGAAAGCAGGCAGATGAAGTTTTTGAAGGAATTCTACAGCATCCTTTTATCAGGGGAATAGCGGAAGGGAATGTACCTAAGCAGGCTTTGATTCACTATGTAAAAGCAGATTATGAATATTTATCTGCTTTCAATCGAATATACGGCCTGGCGATTTCGAAGTGCGAGGACCGGTCCGACATGGGCTTTTTTCAGGAACAAATCGGATTCGTCCTCAACAGTGAAATTCATCCACATGAGAATTTCTGCCGGGTGGCAGGCGTCAACTACGACGACCTGCAAGGAAGTCCGTTGCCACCTACTGCTGATCACTATGTCGCTCACATGAGCAAAGCCGCATACAGCGGAACGATGGGCGAAACCCTGGCAGCGTTGCTTCCATGTCCATGGACCTATCTGGAAATCGGCCGGGCCATATTGGAAGAAAAACAGCCGGATACTTCCCATCCGTTTTATGAATGGATTTCCTTTTATGCAGATGGGGAAATCGCGGAAGTCACCCATGAGTTATGCAGGAAAATCGATCGTTGGGCATCCAACGCCAGTGAACAGGATAAGCAAAAAGCGGCCCAAGCCTTTATAAAAAGCTGCCAACTGGAATATCGTTTTTGGGATATGGCCTATACGCAGGAAGAATGGCCGTTTTCGTTATCGTCTGATCAACAGATACAGACGTTTCATTAAAAAAACAGAGAGGGGGAAGCAGCATGATTGCAAGTGCTTTGACCATTGCTGGGACCGATCCTACAGGCGGAGCTGGCATTCAGGCAGATTTGAAAAGTTTCCAGGAAAGAGAAGTGTACGGGATGAGTGTGGTCACTTCTGTAGTTGCCCAAAACACAATGGGAGTGAAGGATGTTCAGCACTTGCCAGTCGATTTTATCGAAAAACAGCTGGATGCAGTATTTCAGGATATTATGCCTGATGCGGTAAAAACGGGAATGATTGCTACCAGTGAAATGATGGAGTTGATTGCCGGTAAACTGGTAAATCAACAATCCCCTTATGTAATCGACCCTGTCATGGTGGCAAAAAGTGGTCATGAGTTGATGGAAGAAAAATCAAAACAAACAGTCCGAGATAAACTGATTCCCTTGGCAGCTATTGCCACACCGAATATTCCGGAAGCGGAAATACTGGTCGAGTTTCCGATAAAGAATTTATCAGATGCCAAACGGGCGGCCAGGCTGATTGTAGAAGAGCTTGGAGCTGGAGCGGCAATCGTAAAAGGCGGACACCTGCCGGGAGAGGCTGTTGATGTTTTATATGACAAACAGGGATATCAATTGTTTCAATCGCCAAGGCTAGAAACCAAGCATACGCATGGAACCGGCTGTACCTTTTCTGCAGTCATCACTTCTGAACTGGCAAAAGGAAGAACAATACCGGAAGCGGTTGCTATAGGCAAGGAATTCATCACTGCCGCTATTCACCATACACTAGGAATCGGTAAGGGGAACGGTCCGACCAACCACTGGGGATACCGGATGAACGGACTGCCCGGTAAGAAGAAAGGGGTGGATTCTAATGAATGAGATTGCCAGTTTACTAATGAATGTGAGAGATAGACAACCGTTAATTCACAACATTACCAACCAAGTCGTCACTAATTTCACGGCAAACGGGCTGCTGGCCATGGGGGCTTCCCCGGTCATGGCTAATGCGGAAGAGGAAGCGGCTGACATGGCAGCGGTAGCGGATGCGCTAGTATTGAATATCGGTACGCTGACTGCACCGCAGGTTACTGCGATGCTCAAGGCAGGACAGGCAGCTAATCAAAAGGGAATACCTGTTGTGTTTGATCCAGTAGGAGTCGGAGCAACCTCTTTTCGAAACATGGTTGCCTTGAGAATTCTGGAAGAAATCGACGTTTCCTTGATCCGTGGCAACGCCGGGGAAATTGCTTTTTTAGCCGGGGCGGATGCAGAGATGAAAGGCGTCGATTCCGCTTTTCAAGGAGATGGGCGAAAGATAGCGGTTGAAGCCGCGAAACAGTTGGAGACAGCCGTGGTGCTTACTGGGGAAGAAGATGTTATCACAGACGGGAATTCTCTTTACTTGAGCGGGAATGGTCACCAACTACAAACGAAGATTACCGGGGCAGGCTGCCTGCTCAGTTCGGTGACTGCAGCGTTTTTAGCAGTGGGAAGCGATAAACTGTCAGCGGCAGCAGCTGCTGTCAGCTATTATGGAGCAGCTGCCGAATTTGCTGCTTCAGCGAGTGATGGACCCGGCAGTTTTCAATCAGCATTTCTTGATGCCTTGCATCAGTTGGACGAGGAAGGTTGGCTGAAAAAAATGCAATTAAAACGGGTGGATGGATAACCGATGCATATACGTCAGTTTTTACAAGTCTACTTGATAATGGGAAGTAATAATTGTATCGAAAATCCGCTTTACGTTTTGGAGCAGGCGCTAGCTGGTGGCATAACCTTGTTCCAGTTCAGAGAAAAGGGCAGAGGTGCCAAGACAGGCGCAGATAAGCAAAAACTTGCATTGCAAATGAAAGAACTGTGCCGTCGTTACCATGTCCCTTTTCTTGTAAACGATGATGTGGATTTGGCCATCGAGGTGGGGGCAGATGGTATACATGTCGGTCAGGAAGATGAACCGATTGAATCCGTCCGCCGCCGCTGTCCAAAGAATTTTATTGTCGGAGTTTCGGCAACCAATGTGCAAGAGGCTGTCGAAGCCGGCTCTGCAGGGGCTGACTATATTGGAGCCGGACCGGTTTTTGTTACTGCTACCAAGCACGACGCTAAGACACCGATCGGGCTAGAAGGTTTAGCAGAGATAAGAAGGTTGATCGGCAACACACCACTTGTTGCGATCGGCGGTATTCAGGAAAAAAATGCAGCAGAGGTGATCAAGGCCGGGGCGGACGGTATATCGGTCATCTCAGCCATCAGCGGGTCGGAAAATGCATTGACAGCAGCACAGCAGTTAAAACATCAGACAATGCTAACCGAATAATATCTGTTGAAAAGGCAGTCTGATTTCACAGGAAACAGGCTGCTTTTTTCCTATCGCTCAGAAGCGGGGTTATTCATTTCGTAATTTGACGTTTGATGATAAACTGTAGGTTAGTAAAGTTGCCCAAAGGGCGAATGTAGTGAAGGAGGGTGCAAAAATGCGCTTGCAGGACAAAAAGGTCATTGCACTTGTGGCCCATGACTTCGAAGATTTGGAACTGTGGTATCCGATTCTTCGTCTTCAGGAAGAAGGGGCGACGGTGCATTTAGTCGGGGAAAAAGCCGGCGAAAAATACATTGGAAAATATGGAGTGCCTGCGGTCTCTGATTATGCCTATGCTGATGTGAAAGCAGAGGATTATGATGCAATCCTCGTCCCGGGAGGCTGGGCGCCAGATAAAATTCGTCGCTTCCCTGAAGTATTGGAAATGCTTCGGCATATGGATCATTATGAAAAACCAATCGGTCAGATTTGTCATGCCGGCTGGGTGTTAATTTCCGCAGATATTGTCAGGGGAAGAAACGTCACCAGTACACCTGGTATCAAGGATGATATGATCAATGCAGGTGGCAATTGGCAGGACTTACCGGTAGTAGTAGATGGTCATATCGTATCCAGCCGCCGTCCGCCGGATTTGCCTCCATATATGAAGGAATTTGCTGATTTACTTGCCGATTCCTGATAGAAAGCGGGCTGTACATGTTTTTGTACAGTCTCTTTTTCATGTTTGAAATGGTCTCAATCGGAGCAAGGGCCATGTAATCCTGGCCAAGCCTTTTTCTGTAGTTGAAATCGGCAGAAAGAAAGGAGGGGATTGTCATAGATATCGTCATTTGGATTTTGATTGTAGCTTGTTTTCTACTGAGCTTTGCCGGCATCATTTTTCCGTTGATTCCCGCTCCGGTAATGCTTTGGATCGGTTTTTTGCTGTACTTTTTCTTCATAGACGGCGATTTATCGCTTCTGTTTTGGATCGCCATGGTGATACTTACCATCATTCTGATAGTATCTGACATCATTGCCAATAGTTATTTCGTGAAAAAATATGGCGGTTCCAAGTGGGGAGAAAGAATTGCTGCTGTTGGAGTAATTGTTGGTTCCTTTATCATTCCGCCGTTCGGAATCATCATCGTCCCGTTTGTCGCCGTGTTCTTGACGGAAATCATCCAACAGAAAACAACCGAGGAGGCATGGAAGGCTTCGCTGGGTTCCTTGATGGGGTTTCTCGGAGGAGCTGCAGCCAAAGTGGTCATCCAGTTAATTATGATTATTTGGTTTTTCTTCGCTGTCTGAGAAATGGCAGCCTTTCATCGCCGGATGAGGCGGGAGGGCTGCCTTTTATTTCGTTCTTGTATAGGAAATGATAAATTTAACTGTCTGTGGATAATTATTGGCTGAACCAGCCACGTCCAGCTCCAGCGCCTACCCCCCCTCGAGGTCTTAAGCCCACCCTCTGTGTGGCAAAAAGCGCCACGCCGAGGCTGTTCTTAGCTTGTCGGGGGCCTACACGATGTGGGTCATGCAGGCGTTGCCACAGGACGTGGCGGCTCTAGCCTGTACTCCTTTAAACAGGCGCTTGCGCTTTTGTCCTGGCGAAGTACCTTGGCTTCTTAAGCCAAGCCTTTGTGTTGAAAAAACAACAGATTTGGAGGCGAGGACAAAAGCGTAGAGACCAATAAAAATCGAACGACTCCATAATTCGTTTCGGTTTTTATAATTCTCTCATAGCCTGGCTAAGCAAAAAGCAAACCGTTCTAACCCTTCTCATGTGAATAGTGCAACTCTCCACGCCGGCAGGGTACTTCGCTTTCCGCGGGCTAACTTGGTAAAGAGCGCTTTACCAAGTGGATCTTCAGCTCGCCTCTTCACGTTGGAGTTAGCATACCTTGCCCGTGGAATGGAGATACTTCCCCTTCTGGTGTATTTCCGTTTTCCCCTCGTACCATTACGCGTGGGTAAGCTAAGCGGCCTGGTTTTTTTAGACATAGCGTGATTTCTGCAGTCGATAATCCAATACATAGTTGCCAAAAGGGATGAAGGCTACCAGCAAGGAGCCAAAGAGCCACCTGAACGCCCAACGAATTTTAAATGTCGTATAGGCGATGACCAGCAGATAAACGATAAAGAAAAATCCGTGAAGGGAACCCACCAGGGTGACCACCTCGGGAAAGCCTGCTATGTACTTCAATGGCATGGCGATAAATAGAAGGATGACAAGAGAAGTTCCTTCAATCATGCCGAATATCCGGAACAGTCGAATCGGGGAGTTCAACATAAGCTACCTCCATTCCAAACATTTTTTCTTCTTTAGTATAATAGATAAAAGGATGCTAAACTATAGATTGCCAAATGTTCTGCATAAATTATCAATACAGAGGAGAGAATGCGTTGAAAAATATATTGCCGTTGATCCTGCCGACTTTCTTGATTGTTTTTGGTGTCACTAGCTATCTGACCACGGAAATGGCGGTGGGAGCACTCATTATCCTGTTGATAGGCATTGTTGTATTTTTAGTCGAGTTAAGATACATAAGAAAAGGCGTGCCGAGATATCGGACAGCTGTGACATTACTGACAGCCGGGATTGTTTATCTATTGTTCGTTGTGGTGGAACAGTACCTATATGGAAAGGTTTTTAACTACTTTTTCGCGACTGTTTTTGCTATTGGTGCAGGTGCGATAGTGAACGTACTGATGCGTGATGAAAAAGGGAATTAAAAAATGGAAAGGGGTTTCAATATGATTGCAAGAGTGTTGACGGTTGCTGGATCTGCGGCGCAAGGCAGTGCAGGTATCCAGGCCGACTTAAAAACATTTCAGGAACGGGACGTCTATGGCATGGCCGCGATTACAGCTATTGTCGCCAATAATCCGGTGACGAGTAAAGGAATGTTCACCAACTCGTTGGAAGCGATAGAAGCACAGTATTATACAGCAAAAAAAAATGTCGGAGTGGATGCTGTCAAAACCGGGATGTTGTTTACGAAAGAAATTATCAACCTGGTTGCCCGTCTTCTGGAGGAACATCCACCCGCAAATTTGGTAGTAGACCCAGTCATGATCGGAAAAATGGGATCGCAGCTTTTAAAAGATGACGCAATTGATGAAATGAGGAAAAGGTTGTTTCCACTTGCTACCGTTATCACCCCTAACTTGCATGAAGCCGAAAGAATATTGGAGAGCGGCCCGATTACCGACAAGGAAGAGATGAAACATGCCGCACGAGCGCTACATCGCTTTGGCTCGGATTATGTCATCATCAAAGGGGGTGCTCGGAAGGAAGATGCTGTCGACATCATGTATGATGGGAGCGAATTTAAGGAGTGGAAGCAGCCGCATATCGATACCATTCACACGAGCGGGGCAGGCTGCAGTTTTTCGGCAGCGATTGCCGCTGAGCTGGCTAAAGGAGCAACGATGGAGCAGGCGGTTGATACAGCCAAGGCATATGTCACTGCGGCGATCGAGCAT
Encoded proteins:
- the thiD gene encoding bifunctional hydroxymethylpyrimidine kinase/phosphomethylpyrimidine kinase; the encoded protein is MIASALTIAGTDPTGGAGIQADLKSFQEREVYGMSVVTSVVAQNTMGVKDVQHLPVDFIEKQLDAVFQDIMPDAVKTGMIATSEMMELIAGKLVNQQSPYVIDPVMVAKSGHELMEEKSKQTVRDKLIPLAAIATPNIPEAEILVEFPIKNLSDAKRAARLIVEELGAGAAIVKGGHLPGEAVDVLYDKQGYQLFQSPRLETKHTHGTGCTFSAVITSELAKGRTIPEAVAIGKEFITAAIHHTLGIGKGNGPTNHWGYRMNGLPGKKKGVDSNE
- a CDS encoding DUF456 domain-containing protein; amino-acid sequence: MKSAERKEGIVIDIVIWILIVACFLLSFAGIIFPLIPAPVMLWIGFLLYFFFIDGDLSLLFWIAMVILTIILIVSDIIANSYFVKKYGGSKWGERIAAVGVIVGSFIIPPFGIIIVPFVAVFLTEIIQQKTTEEAWKASLGSLMGFLGGAAAKVVIQLIMIIWFFFAV
- a CDS encoding type 1 glutamine amidotransferase domain-containing protein, whose translation is MRLQDKKVIALVAHDFEDLELWYPILRLQEEGATVHLVGEKAGEKYIGKYGVPAVSDYAYADVKAEDYDAILVPGGWAPDKIRRFPEVLEMLRHMDHYEKPIGQICHAGWVLISADIVRGRNVTSTPGIKDDMINAGGNWQDLPVVVDGHIVSSRRPPDLPPYMKEFADLLADS
- the tenA gene encoding thiaminase II, with the protein product MTFSEQLRKQADEVFEGILQHPFIRGIAEGNVPKQALIHYVKADYEYLSAFNRIYGLAISKCEDRSDMGFFQEQIGFVLNSEIHPHENFCRVAGVNYDDLQGSPLPPTADHYVAHMSKAAYSGTMGETLAALLPCPWTYLEIGRAILEEKQPDTSHPFYEWISFYADGEIAEVTHELCRKIDRWASNASEQDKQKAAQAFIKSCQLEYRFWDMAYTQEEWPFSLSSDQQIQTFH
- the thiE gene encoding thiamine phosphate synthase; protein product: MHIRQFLQVYLIMGSNNCIENPLYVLEQALAGGITLFQFREKGRGAKTGADKQKLALQMKELCRRYHVPFLVNDDVDLAIEVGADGIHVGQEDEPIESVRRRCPKNFIVGVSATNVQEAVEAGSAGADYIGAGPVFVTATKHDAKTPIGLEGLAEIRRLIGNTPLVAIGGIQEKNAAEVIKAGADGISVISAISGSENALTAAQQLKHQTMLTE
- the thiM gene encoding hydroxyethylthiazole kinase — its product is MNEIASLLMNVRDRQPLIHNITNQVVTNFTANGLLAMGASPVMANAEEEAADMAAVADALVLNIGTLTAPQVTAMLKAGQAANQKGIPVVFDPVGVGATSFRNMVALRILEEIDVSLIRGNAGEIAFLAGADAEMKGVDSAFQGDGRKIAVEAAKQLETAVVLTGEEDVITDGNSLYLSGNGHQLQTKITGAGCLLSSVTAAFLAVGSDKLSAAAAAVSYYGAAAEFAASASDGPGSFQSAFLDALHQLDEEGWLKKMQLKRVDG
- the thiD gene encoding bifunctional hydroxymethylpyrimidine kinase/phosphomethylpyrimidine kinase gives rise to the protein MIARVLTVAGSAAQGSAGIQADLKTFQERDVYGMAAITAIVANNPVTSKGMFTNSLEAIEAQYYTAKKNVGVDAVKTGMLFTKEIINLVARLLEEHPPANLVVDPVMIGKMGSQLLKDDAIDEMRKRLFPLATVITPNLHEAERILESGPITDKEEMKHAARALHRFGSDYVIIKGGARKEDAVDIMYDGSEFKEWKQPHIDTIHTSGAGCSFSAAIAAELAKGATMEQAVDTAKAYVTAAIEHALDFGKGIGSTYHAAYRKHQPR
- a CDS encoding DUF3817 domain-containing protein, with protein sequence MLNSPIRLFRIFGMIEGTSLVILLFIAMPLKYIAGFPEVVTLVGSLHGFFFIVYLLVIAYTTFKIRWAFRWLFGSLLVAFIPFGNYVLDYRLQKSRYV